The following proteins are co-located in the Microcystis wesenbergii NRERC-220 genome:
- the sixA gene encoding phosphohistidine phosphatase SixA has product MKLYFVRHGLAGQSGDYLNDRERPLTEEGKTKTAKVAQRLGQLGVKFDLILTSPLVRAVQTAEILQKAGLSRKIEQFNPLSPNGNLQDWVQWWQKSDYQREQNAIALVGHEPDLGYWTEMLVWGKFQGKLSVKKAGIIGLEVPNQQNPLGKCQLFLLTAPKWLL; this is encoded by the coding sequence ATGAAACTTTATTTTGTGCGTCATGGATTAGCAGGACAATCTGGGGATTATCTCAACGATAGGGAACGTCCTTTAACCGAGGAAGGTAAGACAAAAACTGCTAAAGTTGCCCAAAGATTAGGACAGTTGGGGGTGAAATTTGACCTAATTCTTACTTCTCCCCTGGTGCGTGCCGTGCAAACCGCCGAAATTTTGCAAAAAGCGGGTTTAAGCCGTAAAATTGAGCAATTTAATCCCCTATCGCCCAATGGCAATCTTCAAGATTGGGTGCAATGGTGGCAAAAGTCGGACTATCAGCGAGAGCAAAACGCGATCGCACTGGTAGGCCACGAACCGGATTTAGGTTATTGGACGGAAATGCTAGTTTGGGGCAAATTTCAAGGAAAATTATCGGTCAAAAAAGCGGGAATAATTGGTCTAGAGGTTCCCAATCAACAAAATCCCCTCGGTAAATGCCAGTTATTTCTCTTAACTGCCCCAAAATGGTTATTGTAG
- the crtE gene encoding geranylgeranyl diphosphate synthase CrtE has product MVTRGEQGVEVRKNESFSLASYLEEKRLIVESALDSSLVIGNPAKIYEAMRYSLLAGGKRLRPILCLATCELMGGSLEMALPTACALEMIHTMSLIHDDLPAMDNDDYRRGKLTNHKVFGEDIAILAGDGLLAYAFEYVATQTRNVPPVQILEVIARLGRTVGAAGLVGGQVLDLESEGKPDISAETLGFIHTHKTGALLETSVVSGAVLAGAKAEDIAKLDRYAQNIGLAFQIIDDVLDITATMEELGKTAGKDLQAQKATYPSLWGIEGSRQQAQQLIDSAIGELSSYDEAAEPLRAIAEYIVNRKN; this is encoded by the coding sequence ATGGTTACTAGGGGCGAACAAGGGGTAGAAGTGAGGAAAAACGAGAGCTTTTCTCTGGCTTCCTATCTGGAGGAAAAGCGGTTAATTGTCGAGTCAGCTTTGGATAGCTCTTTAGTTATCGGCAATCCTGCCAAAATCTACGAGGCGATGCGCTATTCTCTCCTCGCCGGTGGCAAACGTCTGCGGCCGATTTTATGTCTGGCTACCTGTGAACTGATGGGCGGTTCCCTAGAGATGGCTTTACCCACCGCTTGCGCCCTAGAAATGATTCACACTATGTCATTAATTCATGACGATTTACCCGCCATGGATAACGATGATTACCGACGCGGGAAATTAACCAATCATAAGGTTTTTGGCGAAGATATCGCTATTTTAGCTGGGGATGGTCTCCTGGCCTACGCTTTCGAGTATGTGGCTACCCAGACTCGTAATGTACCTCCTGTACAGATTTTAGAGGTAATTGCCCGTTTAGGTCGCACTGTCGGGGCAGCGGGTTTGGTGGGAGGTCAGGTTTTAGACTTGGAATCCGAAGGAAAACCCGATATTTCGGCGGAAACTCTCGGTTTTATCCATACTCACAAAACGGGGGCCCTGTTGGAGACTTCTGTGGTGTCGGGGGCAGTTTTAGCGGGGGCAAAAGCGGAAGATATAGCTAAATTAGACCGTTACGCTCAAAATATTGGCTTGGCTTTCCAAATTATCGATGATGTTCTCGATATCACGGCGACAATGGAGGAATTGGGCAAAACCGCCGGTAAGGATCTACAGGCACAAAAAGCTACCTATCCTAGTCTCTGGGGGATAGAAGGATCCCGCCAGCAAGCTCAACAGTTAATAGACAGTGCCATCGGTGAATTGAGTAGCTACGATGAGGCCGCTGAACCTTTACGGGCCATCGCCGAGTATATTGTTAATCGTAAAAATTAA
- a CDS encoding DUF3226 domain-containing protein: MPKIHPKKLLVEGREEMRVIPELAEAHGISWGDKKDTAIIYIKPTDGIENLLDSDNIYNEINDSGLTHLGIIMDADEEPDNRWKSLYNACLPNIPNLPQNLPAEGLIITLESGIKFGVWMMPDNQSRGMLETFLAYLVPDNNLWQYTQNKVIEAKQQGATYRDYHLDKANIHTYLAWQDPPGKQLHDAVKQRILNRSHPQSAIFLRWLQGLYEI; the protein is encoded by the coding sequence ATGCCCAAAATACATCCTAAAAAACTCTTGGTAGAGGGAAGAGAAGAAATGAGAGTGATTCCCGAATTAGCAGAAGCCCATGGCATCTCTTGGGGAGACAAAAAAGACACAGCTATTATCTATATTAAACCGACTGATGGTATTGAGAATTTACTCGATAGCGATAATATTTACAACGAAATCAATGATAGTGGACTAACTCATTTAGGAATTATTATGGATGCGGACGAAGAACCTGATAATCGTTGGAAAAGTTTATATAATGCCTGTTTACCAAATATACCTAACTTACCTCAAAATTTACCAGCAGAGGGATTAATTATAACTCTAGAATCGGGGATAAAATTCGGTGTGTGGATGATGCCCGATAATCAATCTAGAGGAATGTTAGAGACTTTTTTAGCCTATTTAGTTCCCGATAATAATCTTTGGCAATATACACAAAACAAGGTGATAGAGGCAAAACAACAAGGGGCAACCTATAGGGATTATCATCTAGATAAGGCTAATATTCATACCTATTTAGCTTGGCAAGATCCGCCGGGGAAACAACTTCACGATGCAGTAAAACAAAGAATACTTAATCGCTCCCATCCCCAATCGGCAATTTTTTTGAGATGGTTACAGGGGTTATACGAGATTTGA
- a CDS encoding AAA family ATPase codes for MLQSLKIEGFRGFQNFEMANLGRINLLVGKNNSGKTSILEAILIYVSKFDIGKIQKILNHRGEYSHREIDAANFPGNPWQSYQIKNLFYKYLLKDNQKIVIYEPDKPANQVILSIQSTSKELLSKVNNNNLQSLGSFCLVVEFEHQQKVYSLSPEGDILQINLTDKKPSQDFEKLELSWIPPQSIAVEANRYFFSQSLLNSTDNLVIEALKIIEPKIEKIATTEEFQPPVFSRTSGGRGGFMVKLKGVEEPVPIGSLGDGFWRMLGLVLAMVNLENGILLVDEIDSGLHFTVMTDMWKFVWEIAKKLNIQVFATTHSRDCWQSLAELITEEKITDNEITIQRIDRDKEKAVSFNTRQIYLASERDVEVR; via the coding sequence ATGTTACAATCCCTAAAAATTGAAGGCTTTCGCGGTTTTCAAAATTTTGAGATGGCCAATCTTGGTCGCATTAATCTCTTAGTAGGTAAAAATAATAGCGGCAAAACTTCTATTTTAGAAGCGATTCTTATTTATGTTTCTAAATTTGATATAGGAAAAATACAAAAAATTCTTAATCATCGGGGCGAGTATTCTCATAGAGAAATAGATGCGGCTAATTTTCCCGGTAATCCCTGGCAATCTTATCAGATAAAAAATTTATTCTATAAATACTTACTAAAGGATAATCAAAAAATAGTTATTTATGAGCCAGATAAACCAGCCAATCAGGTGATTTTAAGTATTCAATCTACATCTAAAGAATTACTCTCTAAAGTCAATAATAATAATTTGCAATCCCTGGGTAGTTTTTGCTTGGTAGTTGAATTTGAGCATCAGCAAAAAGTCTATTCTTTATCACCTGAAGGGGATATTTTACAGATAAATTTAACTGATAAAAAACCGTCTCAGGATTTTGAAAAACTAGAATTATCTTGGATTCCTCCTCAATCTATAGCAGTTGAGGCAAACAGATATTTTTTCAGTCAAAGTCTGCTTAACTCTACGGATAACCTAGTTATTGAAGCTTTAAAAATCATTGAACCTAAAATAGAAAAAATTGCGACTACCGAAGAATTTCAACCTCCAGTATTTAGTAGGACATCGGGAGGACGTGGGGGATTTATGGTTAAACTTAAAGGAGTAGAAGAACCAGTTCCGATTGGCAGTTTAGGTGATGGATTTTGGCGAATGTTAGGATTAGTTTTAGCGATGGTTAATCTTGAAAATGGAATTTTATTAGTTGATGAAATTGATAGCGGATTGCACTTTACTGTCATGACTGATATGTGGAAATTCGTCTGGGAAATCGCCAAAAAACTCAATATTCAGGTATTTGCCACCACTCACAGCCGGGATTGTTGGCAAAGTTTAGCCGAATTAATTACCGAAGAAAAAATTACCGATAACGAGATTACTATTCAAAGGATAGATAGGGACAAGGAAAAAGCAGTTTCCTTCAATACTAGACAAATTTACCTCGCTTCTGAAAGAGATGTTGAGGTTCGCTAA
- a CDS encoding divergent PAP2 family protein, with translation MQDFEQVLHNQILLVSLLACFTAQGLKALIELIRDGKVSLRYLVSSGGMPSAHSALVGALATGVGLQMGWSSPEFAIAALFAVIVMYDAAGVRQAAGKQARILNQIIDEMFQEGKEFNEERLKELIGHTPFQVLVGLSLGIGIAIVMLCR, from the coding sequence ATGCAGGACTTCGAGCAGGTGTTACACAATCAAATACTGCTAGTCTCTCTTTTAGCTTGTTTCACTGCCCAGGGACTAAAAGCGCTGATTGAGTTAATCCGGGATGGTAAGGTGAGTCTGCGCTATCTAGTCTCGTCGGGAGGAATGCCTAGCGCTCACTCGGCGCTGGTGGGAGCCTTGGCTACTGGGGTAGGATTACAGATGGGTTGGTCTAGTCCCGAATTTGCCATCGCCGCGCTTTTTGCGGTTATTGTTATGTATGATGCGGCCGGAGTGCGTCAGGCAGCCGGAAAACAGGCCCGGATTCTCAATCAAATTATCGATGAAATGTTCCAGGAGGGCAAGGAATTTAACGAGGAACGTTTAAAGGAATTAATTGGTCATACTCCTTTTCAAGTGCTGGTCGGTTTAAGTTTGGGTATCGGTATCGCCATCGTGATGCTCTGTCGTTAA
- a CDS encoding peptidoglycan D,D-transpeptidase FtsI family protein has translation MTDTKRPRFRGKETRSPSGRIRDRKSYLTAKKRQKQLKNLPVSNGRLVAVWLVLVMGILGLAWRLYQLQIVQAQELQKRARQQQTTSIRPYIPRRAIVDSNGNVLATDRLIYTLYVHPKLFAIPPAEVADKLAPLLNIPTNQLIQKFKEKETGIRLANQLTESVARGLKQLSLDGVELEEKYARYYPQDDVAADVIGYVDKEHRGQAGLERGSSQLLERSPFSVNTRRMGDGRILPIFVPHGIFQFDELQLEVTLDLKLQRAARTALREQLKKFNAKRGAVIVMDSLDGSLLALVCEPTFNPNEYYKANVALFKNWTVADQYEPGSTFKPIIIALAMKAGAIKANTVVNDPGAIKVGTWTIKNASKQGYGALDMARVLQTSSNVAMVQIAQKMGRVDFYKSLLGLDINQRVGVDLPGEVSGYLKPEQQFLDNAIESATASFGQGLSLTPLKLVQLHGALANGGTLVTPHVIKGLADDRGRLHWQPDYPSKKVFSPTVARQVVEMMETVVSKGTGVAAQIPGYRIGGKTGTAQKASSTGGYLPNAKITSFVAILPIESPRYVVLVVVDEPKGANTFGSTVAAPVAKTVMNTLISLKGIPPTSKVAPAASATNKPPRHD, from the coding sequence ATGACTGACACAAAAAGACCCAGATTTAGAGGTAAAGAAACTCGATCGCCCTCCGGCAGGATCCGGGACAGAAAGTCCTATTTAACCGCCAAAAAACGGCAAAAACAGTTAAAAAATTTGCCTGTGAGTAACGGGCGATTGGTGGCGGTGTGGTTGGTTTTAGTCATGGGTATTTTGGGTTTAGCTTGGCGATTGTACCAATTGCAAATAGTACAGGCGCAGGAATTACAAAAAAGAGCCAGACAACAGCAAACTACAAGTATTAGACCCTATATTCCCCGGCGGGCGATCGTCGATAGTAATGGTAATGTTTTGGCGACCGATCGCTTAATTTATACTCTTTATGTACACCCAAAACTGTTTGCTATTCCCCCAGCAGAAGTGGCTGATAAATTAGCTCCTTTATTAAATATTCCCACTAATCAACTCATTCAAAAATTTAAAGAAAAAGAAACAGGAATTCGTTTAGCCAATCAATTAACTGAATCCGTGGCTAGGGGCTTAAAACAATTATCTCTTGACGGTGTAGAATTAGAGGAAAAATACGCTCGTTATTATCCCCAAGACGATGTGGCAGCCGACGTGATTGGCTATGTAGATAAAGAACATCGTGGCCAAGCAGGATTAGAACGAGGTTCCAGTCAGTTATTAGAAAGATCTCCTTTTTCTGTCAATACAAGACGCATGGGAGACGGGAGAATTTTACCTATTTTTGTTCCCCATGGTATCTTTCAATTTGATGAATTACAGTTAGAAGTAACCCTCGATTTAAAACTACAAAGAGCCGCCCGCACAGCCCTACGAGAACAGCTAAAAAAATTTAATGCTAAACGGGGAGCCGTCATCGTTATGGACTCCCTTGATGGTTCTCTTTTAGCCCTAGTTTGTGAGCCAACTTTTAACCCCAATGAATACTATAAAGCCAATGTGGCTCTATTTAAAAATTGGACCGTAGCCGATCAGTACGAACCGGGGTCAACTTTTAAACCAATTATTATCGCCCTGGCCATGAAAGCAGGGGCAATTAAAGCTAATACAGTAGTCAATGATCCGGGGGCAATTAAAGTCGGTACCTGGACGATTAAAAATGCCTCTAAACAGGGTTATGGGGCGCTAGATATGGCCCGAGTCCTGCAAACCTCTAGTAACGTGGCCATGGTGCAAATTGCCCAAAAAATGGGGCGAGTTGATTTCTATAAAAGTTTATTAGGATTGGACATAAATCAAAGGGTTGGTGTAGATTTACCCGGGGAAGTGTCAGGATATCTCAAACCCGAACAACAATTTCTGGATAATGCCATTGAATCGGCCACCGCTTCCTTTGGTCAAGGTTTATCCCTGACTCCTTTAAAATTAGTACAATTGCACGGTGCGCTGGCCAATGGTGGCACCTTGGTAACTCCCCATGTGATCAAAGGATTAGCCGACGACCGCGGCCGTTTGCACTGGCAGCCCGATTATCCCAGCAAAAAAGTCTTTTCTCCCACCGTGGCCCGGCAAGTGGTGGAAATGATGGAAACCGTCGTCAGCAAGGGGACGGGGGTAGCGGCCCAAATCCCCGGTTATCGCATCGGAGGCAAAACGGGAACCGCACAAAAAGCTAGTTCGACGGGGGGTTATCTACCTAACGCCAAAATTACCAGTTTTGTGGCGATTTTACCAATCGAATCGCCCCGTTATGTGGTTTTGGTGGTGGTGGATGAACCCAAGGGGGCCAATACTTTTGGCTCCACTGTTGCCGCTCCGGTGGCAAAAACGGTGATGAATACGCTCATTTCCCTCAAGGGTATCCCCCCCACCTCCAAGGTCGCTCCGGCGGCTTCTGCGACCAATAAACCCCCGCGGCACGATTAA
- a CDS encoding GTP-binding protein, giving the protein MTKTPSLQETHYNQAKASLQQALTWYASFRRHWNYPPDPQLQAAVKQDLQSLKSALDKLDETVIRVAAFGLVSRGKSSVVNALVGQKVLATGPLHGVTRWPRSVRWTPATGKIQIELIDTPGLDEIEGEARANMAREVAKSADLILFIVAGDITRTEYEALAELRRAKKPIILVFNKIDLYPEADRRQIFQQLQRLGTNQDEKTLEDLLTSDEIVMVAAEPQPIPVRVEYPDGRVVTEWETPPPEIEELQDKLLTILNREGRSLLALNALVQGQEAEENIARKTLELRDSQAEEIIWQYAKYKALAIAANPIAILDLLGASIVDLTLVRALARLYGLPITSHQAGQLWRTLLFSSAGLLVGEILSTVIIGLGKTAAAAASIFENPTSLTLYGSTALLQGAIAAYGTYTIGKAAKIYLERGCSWGASGPSTVINQILAQVHPQTILYRLRLELEQ; this is encoded by the coding sequence GTGACTAAGACCCCATCCCTCCAGGAAACTCATTACAATCAGGCCAAAGCTAGTTTACAACAGGCCTTAACTTGGTATGCCAGTTTTCGCCGCCATTGGAATTATCCCCCCGATCCCCAACTTCAGGCCGCCGTTAAACAGGATTTACAGTCCCTAAAATCGGCCTTGGATAAACTGGATGAAACGGTGATTCGGGTGGCGGCCTTCGGGTTAGTCAGTCGCGGTAAATCCTCGGTGGTAAACGCTTTAGTCGGTCAAAAAGTCCTGGCAACCGGCCCCCTACACGGGGTGACACGCTGGCCGCGATCGGTGCGTTGGACACCAGCCACGGGTAAAATTCAGATAGAATTAATCGATACTCCCGGACTGGATGAGATTGAGGGGGAAGCACGGGCGAATATGGCCAGAGAAGTCGCTAAAAGTGCCGATTTGATTTTATTTATCGTCGCGGGGGATATTACCCGCACTGAATACGAGGCCCTGGCAGAATTGCGCCGGGCCAAAAAACCGATCATTTTGGTGTTTAATAAGATTGATCTCTATCCGGAAGCCGATCGCCGTCAGATTTTTCAGCAGTTACAGCGATTAGGAACCAATCAGGACGAAAAAACGTTAGAAGATTTGTTAACTAGCGATGAGATAGTTATGGTAGCCGCCGAACCGCAACCGATTCCCGTCCGGGTGGAATACCCCGATGGGCGCGTGGTGACTGAGTGGGAAACCCCTCCCCCCGAAATTGAGGAGCTGCAAGATAAACTCTTAACGATTTTAAATCGGGAAGGGCGCTCGCTGCTGGCCTTAAATGCTTTAGTGCAAGGCCAAGAAGCGGAGGAAAATATCGCTAGAAAAACCCTGGAACTCCGGGACAGTCAAGCGGAGGAAATTATCTGGCAATACGCGAAATATAAGGCTTTAGCGATTGCGGCTAATCCGATCGCTATTTTAGACCTCCTAGGGGCTTCAATCGTCGATTTGACTCTAGTTCGGGCTTTAGCTCGTTTGTACGGCCTGCCGATTACCAGTCACCAAGCTGGTCAACTCTGGCGGACTCTACTTTTCAGTAGTGCGGGGTTGCTGGTGGGGGAAATCCTCAGCACTGTGATTATCGGTTTGGGCAAAACGGCAGCGGCAGCGGCGAGTATTTTTGAAAATCCCACCTCTTTAACCCTCTACGGTAGCACCGCTCTCCTACAGGGGGCAATTGCTGCTTATGGAACCTATACCATCGGGAAAGCCGCTAAAATCTATCTAGAACGCGGTTGTAGTTGGGGGGCATCTGGACCGAGTACGGTGATTAATCAAATTCTCGCTCAAGTTCATCCGCAAACTATCTTATATCGTTTACGTCTAGAACTAGAACAGTGA